One window from the genome of Pseudonocardia hierapolitana encodes:
- the thiS gene encoding sulfur carrier protein ThiS — MQVWINGEERELTDGARVRDALVALGVPESGIAVAVDGEVVPRADWASVALGDGARVEVLTAVQGG; from the coding sequence GTGCAGGTGTGGATCAACGGTGAGGAGCGTGAGCTCACCGACGGCGCGCGCGTGCGCGACGCGCTCGTCGCGCTCGGGGTTCCCGAGAGCGGGATCGCGGTCGCGGTCGACGGAGAGGTCGTGCCACGGGCCGACTGGGCGTCCGTCGCGCTCGGCGACGGGGCGCGCGTGGAGGTGCTGACGGCGGTGCAGGGAGGATGA
- a CDS encoding thiazole synthase: protein MTMDESLLVGDRKIPSRLIMGTGGASNLEILERALVASGTALTTVAMRRIDAVTGTGVIDLLRRLGIEVLPNTAGCRTAAEAVLTARLAREALETDLVKLEVVADERTLLPDPIELLDAAEQLVDDGFTVLPYTNDDPVLARKLEGVGCAAVMPLGSPIGTGLGIRNPHNIEMIVEQAGVPVVLDAGIGTASEAAQAMELGCDAVLLATAVTRAGDPERMAHAMRLAVEAGRAARLAGRIPRRYWAQASSPAVDA, encoded by the coding sequence ATGACCATGGACGAATCGCTTCTCGTGGGCGACCGCAAGATCCCGTCCCGGCTGATCATGGGCACGGGCGGGGCCTCGAACCTGGAGATCCTCGAACGGGCACTGGTGGCGTCCGGCACGGCCCTCACCACCGTGGCCATGCGCCGGATCGACGCCGTCACCGGCACCGGGGTGATCGACCTGCTGCGCCGCCTCGGGATCGAGGTCCTCCCCAACACCGCGGGCTGCCGCACCGCCGCCGAGGCCGTGCTCACCGCTCGGCTCGCCCGGGAGGCCCTGGAGACCGACCTCGTCAAGCTCGAGGTGGTCGCCGACGAGCGCACGCTGCTGCCCGACCCGATCGAGCTGCTGGACGCCGCGGAGCAGCTGGTCGACGACGGCTTCACCGTGCTGCCCTACACCAACGACGACCCGGTCCTCGCGCGCAAGCTCGAAGGCGTCGGGTGCGCGGCCGTCATGCCGCTCGGCTCGCCGATCGGCACCGGCCTGGGCATCCGCAACCCGCACAACATCGAGATGATCGTCGAGCAGGCCGGTGTGCCGGTCGTGCTGGACGCGGGCATCGGCACGGCGTCCGAAGCCGCGCAGGCGATGGAGCTGGGCTGCGACGCGGTGCTGCTCGCCACCGCCGTCACGCGCGCGGGCGACCCGGAGCGGATGGCCCACGCGATGCGCCTCGCGGTGGAGGCCGGCCGAGCCGCCCGCCTCGCGGGCCGCATCCCCCGCCGCTACTGGGCCCAGGCCTCGTCCCCCGCGGTCGACGCCTGA
- a CDS encoding Gmad2 immunoglobulin-like domain-containing protein, with protein MARQMWALVLLTLVAGCGGPTAEPVVPSSGTPETSTSAAPSTSPSLAPSSTSTPDAGERVAVPVYYVAETPAGFRLQREFHSVVTSDPASAAVREMLAGPTGADPDYRTYWPPGSALREPVHREGGAIVVDLGGVGPTRMGTELAEVTVQQLVFTVQGALQSTDPVRLLVDGAPAHDLWGAVDLTAPVGRGDPYAVRSLVQIDSPADGARVGREVEVRGEAAVFEATVLWEVLRDGELVQKGVASTAEGQRFAPFAFTVTLEPGEYTLRIREDDPSGGEGRPVLSDDKRITVA; from the coding sequence ATGGCCCGGCAGATGTGGGCGCTCGTCCTTCTCACGCTGGTGGCCGGGTGCGGCGGCCCGACGGCGGAGCCCGTGGTGCCCTCGTCCGGAACGCCCGAGACGTCCACCAGCGCCGCTCCCAGTACATCGCCGTCGCTGGCGCCGTCGTCGACGAGCACGCCCGATGCGGGGGAGCGGGTCGCGGTGCCCGTCTACTACGTCGCCGAGACGCCTGCGGGCTTCCGGCTGCAGCGGGAGTTCCACTCCGTCGTCACGAGCGACCCGGCGAGCGCCGCGGTGCGCGAGATGCTCGCGGGCCCGACCGGTGCCGATCCCGACTACCGGACCTACTGGCCGCCCGGCTCCGCCCTGCGGGAACCGGTTCACCGGGAGGGCGGTGCGATCGTCGTCGACCTCGGCGGTGTCGGGCCGACGCGGATGGGCACCGAGCTCGCCGAGGTCACCGTGCAGCAGCTGGTGTTCACGGTGCAGGGCGCGTTGCAGTCGACCGACCCGGTCCGGCTCCTCGTCGACGGTGCTCCCGCGCACGACCTCTGGGGCGCCGTGGACCTCACGGCGCCGGTCGGGCGCGGCGACCCCTACGCGGTGCGCTCGCTCGTGCAGATCGACTCGCCCGCCGACGGCGCCCGGGTCGGCCGTGAGGTCGAGGTACGCGGTGAGGCGGCGGTGTTCGAGGCGACCGTGCTCTGGGAGGTGCTGCGCGACGGTGAGCTCGTCCAGAAGGGGGTCGCGAGCACGGCGGAGGGCCAACGCTTCGCCCCGTTCGCCTTCACGGTGACCCTCGAGCCCGGCGAGTACACGCTGCGCATCCGCGAGGACGACCCGTCCGGCGGCGAGGGCCGCCCGGTCCTGTCCGACGACAAGCGGATCACGGTCGCCTGA
- a CDS encoding peptide deformylase — protein sequence MSVRPIRIIGDPVLHRPTRPVEAFDDELKTLVEDMFETMAAAEGVGLAANQIGVDLRVFVYDCPDEVTRTRVRGVVVNPVLETSERPETMPDPEDDEEGCLSVPAEHFPTGRADWARVTGVDTDGKPVEVEGRGFLARCLQHETDHLDGLIYIDRLVGRNQRAAKKMLKRNGWGVPGLSWDPATQEAEDV from the coding sequence GTGTCCGTCCGTCCCATCCGCATCATCGGCGATCCGGTCCTGCACCGGCCCACCCGCCCCGTCGAAGCGTTCGACGACGAGCTGAAAACCCTGGTCGAGGACATGTTCGAGACCATGGCCGCCGCGGAAGGGGTGGGGCTCGCGGCGAACCAGATCGGGGTCGACCTGCGCGTGTTCGTCTACGACTGCCCGGACGAGGTGACGCGGACGCGGGTGCGGGGCGTCGTCGTCAACCCGGTGCTCGAGACGTCGGAGCGGCCCGAGACGATGCCGGACCCGGAGGACGACGAGGAGGGCTGCCTGTCGGTGCCCGCCGAGCACTTCCCCACCGGCCGCGCCGACTGGGCCCGTGTCACCGGGGTCGACACCGACGGCAAACCGGTGGAGGTGGAGGGCCGCGGGTTCCTCGCGCGCTGCCTGCAGCACGAGACCGACCACCTCGACGGCCTCATCTACATCGACCGTCTCGTGGGCCGCAACCAGCGCGCCGCGAAGAAGATGCTCAAGCGCAACGGCTGGGGTGTGCCGGGCCTGTCCTGGGACCCGGCCACGCAGGAGGCCGAGGACGTCTGA
- a CDS encoding DUF3263 domain-containing protein: MESATEPSGRAPVGGAAGALDRREREILAFEGQWWKYAGAKEQAIRELFDMSATRYYQVLNALVDKPEAMAVDPLLVKRLRRLRASRQRTRAARRLGIEPW, translated from the coding sequence ATGGAGTCGGCCACCGAACCCAGCGGGCGCGCTCCCGTCGGCGGCGCGGCAGGTGCGCTGGACCGCAGGGAGCGCGAGATCCTCGCCTTCGAGGGTCAGTGGTGGAAGTACGCGGGCGCCAAGGAACAGGCCATCCGCGAGCTGTTCGACATGTCCGCCACACGCTATTACCAGGTGCTCAACGCCCTCGTCGACAAGCCGGAGGCGATGGCGGTCGACCCACTGCTCGTCAAGCGGCTCCGCCGGCTGCGCGCAAGCCGGCAACGCACTCGTGCGGCGCGCCGCCTGGGAATCGAGCCGTGGTGA
- a CDS encoding LytR C-terminal domain-containing protein, translating to MTTPGAGGGPSPLRLGGLGLIGVAVVAAIIGLVNMATSGDPATTVTPSADASNVTSAPAEVPPPVGPLPTDAAGMPLPPGTEPAPGEPAPGAVPGEPVPGAVPPGEAAPAPGAPGEAAPGAPAPAPQAAPAPGAPAPGVPAPEAPAPAPGAPAQEPAPAPAPAPQQAPAAPAPAPAPSGGAPMAAPAPAPSDGGSGARTGGDTGTARSGGGGGGGTSVARLPLRVYNNSTISGLATRAAEDFRKAGWPIDEIGNYPQGIIPTTTVYYRPGTEEEAAAKALAEQFRMRVNPRFEGLQHASPGIIVIVTNDYGR from the coding sequence GTGACCACGCCAGGTGCGGGTGGCGGTCCCTCGCCGTTGCGGCTCGGTGGACTCGGGCTGATCGGCGTCGCGGTCGTCGCCGCGATCATCGGCCTGGTGAACATGGCCACGAGCGGCGACCCGGCCACCACGGTGACCCCGTCGGCCGACGCGTCGAACGTCACCTCGGCGCCCGCCGAGGTGCCGCCGCCCGTCGGGCCCCTGCCCACGGACGCCGCCGGGATGCCGCTCCCGCCGGGCACCGAGCCTGCGCCCGGAGAGCCCGCGCCGGGTGCCGTGCCCGGGGAGCCCGTTCCGGGCGCCGTTCCGCCCGGGGAAGCGGCACCTGCCCCGGGTGCACCCGGGGAGGCGGCCCCCGGAGCACCGGCACCTGCACCGCAGGCCGCACCGGCTCCGGGCGCCCCCGCTCCCGGCGTGCCTGCGCCCGAGGCACCGGCACCGGCTCCCGGTGCCCCGGCGCAGGAGCCTGCTCCCGCACCGGCCCCGGCACCGCAACAGGCGCCGGCAGCACCGGCTCCGGCGCCTGCACCGAGCGGCGGCGCGCCGATGGCCGCTCCGGCCCCCGCACCGAGCGACGGTGGCAGCGGTGCCCGCACCGGCGGCGACACCGGGACCGCGAGGAGCGGTGGCGGTGGCGGCGGCGGCACGAGCGTCGCCCGCCTCCCGCTGCGCGTCTACAACAACAGCACGATCAGCGGCCTGGCCACGCGTGCCGCCGAGGACTTCCGCAAGGCGGGCTGGCCGATCGACGAGATCGGCAACTACCCGCAGGGCATCATCCCGACGACCACGGTCTACTACCGGCCCGGCACCGAGGAGGAGGCGGCCGCCAAGGCGCTGGCCGAGCAGTTCCGGATGCGGGTCAACCCCCGGTTCGAAGGCCTCCAGCACGCCTCTCCGGGCATCATCGTGATCGTCACGAACGACTACGGCCGCTGA
- a CDS encoding AAA family ATPase encodes MVPSITLVARLAASAADARRGVVRLHPEVIDALGLRSWDAVTLTGARVTTALVAPSEAPAGQATLDDVTLSNAGLSDGAAVVVAPASVQPARRVLLTGSRLARAALTPETVRLALVGKIVTGGDAVSLLPQDIAPAPGLDAPAARQRVAGALGSAWTTELLTVASVEPAGAVAVRPSTVVGWEGGAATGGAVAASPAQATSAGTPARPVTANAPAEPALPVEELVGNTEAARKLVEWLELTLDRPELLTRLGGSARLGVLLVGPEGVGKLTLARSAAAAVGATTVELAAPGIAALEAGTASQRVHDIVGKARAGGRTLLVVTDVEALLPAASPPPLATVALDALRAAVDTPGLALVATTSAPESVDPRLRAPDLVDRELGLALPDLRTRAELLRRLLATVPLADGVELKAVAERAPGFVAADLVAVRREAAVQAALRHAGEGEPRITQEDLLDAVGSVRPISMSSSDTLQTGGITLDQVGDMVEVKQALTESVLWPLQYPDSFARLGVAAPRGVLVYGPPGCGKTFLLRALAGTGQLNVFAVKGAELLDKYVGESERAVRELFRKAADAAPALVFLDEVDALAPRRGQSSDSGVADRVVAALLTELDGAEPRRDVIVVGATNRPELIDPALLRPGRLERLVYVPPPDAAARAEILRAAGRHTPLAPDVDLDALGAELEGYSAADCAAVLREAALTAMRESLEATEVTAAHIAAARAAVPPSLDPLQLAQLQAYADRRQS; translated from the coding sequence GTGGTTCCCTCCATCACCCTGGTCGCCCGGCTCGCCGCCTCCGCAGCGGACGCCCGGCGGGGCGTCGTCCGGCTGCACCCCGAGGTCATCGACGCGCTCGGGCTGCGCTCGTGGGACGCCGTGACCCTCACGGGGGCGCGGGTGACCACGGCCCTCGTCGCGCCCTCCGAGGCGCCCGCGGGTCAGGCCACCCTCGACGACGTCACGCTCTCCAACGCCGGGCTCTCCGACGGCGCCGCCGTCGTCGTGGCACCGGCGAGCGTGCAGCCGGCCCGGCGGGTGCTGCTCACCGGGTCGCGGCTGGCGCGCGCCGCGCTCACGCCGGAGACGGTCCGGCTGGCGCTCGTGGGCAAGATCGTGACGGGCGGGGACGCCGTGTCGCTGCTGCCCCAGGACATCGCGCCGGCCCCCGGGCTGGACGCACCCGCGGCCCGGCAGCGGGTTGCAGGAGCGCTGGGGAGCGCGTGGACCACGGAGCTGCTCACCGTCGCATCCGTCGAGCCGGCCGGCGCGGTGGCCGTCCGGCCGAGCACCGTGGTGGGCTGGGAGGGTGGCGCGGCCACCGGCGGGGCCGTGGCCGCATCTCCAGCACAGGCCACGAGCGCGGGAACACCGGCCCGCCCCGTCACCGCGAACGCGCCCGCGGAGCCCGCCCTGCCGGTCGAGGAGCTCGTCGGCAACACCGAGGCGGCACGCAAGCTCGTCGAGTGGCTCGAGCTCACCCTCGACCGCCCCGAGCTGCTCACCCGCCTCGGCGGGTCCGCGCGCCTCGGCGTGCTGCTCGTGGGGCCGGAGGGGGTCGGCAAGCTGACCCTCGCGCGCAGCGCGGCCGCCGCCGTCGGGGCCACCACCGTCGAGCTCGCCGCGCCGGGGATCGCCGCCCTCGAAGCGGGCACCGCGTCGCAGCGCGTGCACGACATCGTCGGCAAGGCCCGTGCCGGCGGCCGCACGCTCCTCGTCGTCACCGACGTCGAGGCGCTGCTGCCGGCCGCGTCCCCACCGCCGCTCGCCACCGTGGCGCTGGACGCGCTGCGCGCCGCGGTGGACACCCCGGGGCTCGCGCTCGTCGCGACGACCTCGGCGCCGGAGTCGGTCGATCCTCGGCTGCGGGCGCCCGACCTCGTCGACCGCGAGCTCGGGCTCGCCCTGCCCGACCTGCGCACGCGCGCCGAGCTGCTAAGACGCCTGCTGGCCACCGTCCCGCTCGCCGACGGTGTGGAGCTCAAGGCCGTGGCCGAGCGCGCCCCCGGGTTCGTCGCCGCCGACCTGGTCGCCGTGCGCCGGGAGGCCGCGGTGCAGGCCGCGTTGCGGCATGCGGGCGAGGGCGAGCCGCGCATCACGCAGGAGGATCTGCTCGACGCCGTCGGCTCGGTCCGCCCGATCTCGATGTCCTCGTCGGACACCCTGCAGACCGGGGGCATCACGCTCGACCAGGTCGGGGACATGGTCGAGGTCAAGCAGGCGCTCACCGAGTCGGTGCTGTGGCCGCTGCAGTACCCCGACTCGTTCGCCCGGCTCGGCGTCGCCGCGCCGCGCGGTGTGCTCGTCTACGGCCCGCCCGGCTGCGGCAAGACGTTCCTGCTCCGCGCGCTCGCCGGCACCGGGCAGCTGAACGTCTTCGCCGTGAAGGGGGCCGAGCTGCTCGACAAGTACGTCGGCGAGTCCGAGCGCGCTGTCCGCGAGCTCTTCCGCAAGGCCGCTGACGCCGCGCCTGCGCTCGTCTTCCTCGACGAGGTGGACGCACTGGCGCCGCGGCGCGGGCAGTCGTCCGACTCGGGGGTGGCCGACCGGGTGGTCGCCGCCCTGCTCACCGAGCTCGACGGCGCCGAGCCCCGGCGGGACGTGATCGTCGTCGGCGCGACCAACCGGCCCGAGCTGATCGATCCCGCGCTGCTGCGGCCCGGGCGGCTCGAGCGGCTCGTGTACGTGCCGCCGCCGGACGCCGCGGCGCGCGCCGAGATCCTGCGGGCGGCGGGCCGGCACACCCCGCTTGCCCCGGACGTCGACCTCGATGCCCTCGGCGCCGAGCTGGAGGGCTACTCGGCCGCCGACTGCGCCGCCGTGCTGCGCGAGGCGGCGCTCACGGCGATGCGGGAGTCGCTGGAAGCGACCGAGGTGACCGCCGCGCACATCGCGGCGGCGCGGGCCGCGGTGCCGCCGTCGCTCGACCCGCTGCAGCTCGCCCAGCTGCAGGCCTACGCGGACCGCCGCCAGTCCTGA
- a CDS encoding ABC transporter ATP-binding protein, which translates to MLSVRGLSVRYGRSVRALEDVDVEVRDGVLAVLGGNGAGKSTLLRTVSGTVRMHGGAVTAGEVLVDGTRVDRMDPAAVVRRGVVAVPEGRQVFARMTVEENLRAGGLGARSAAVRAAARERVHELFPVLVERARQRAGLLSGGEQQMLAIGRALMSGPKLLLLDEPSLGLAPQMVARIGAIISEIHAQGTAVVLVEQNATMALQVADHAVALEVGRVALAGPASELAASDEVQRLYLGGHAESAEQAAAEAREAERQLSGRTLARWTA; encoded by the coding sequence GTGCTGAGCGTGCGCGGGCTGTCGGTGCGCTACGGGCGCTCGGTGCGGGCCCTCGAGGACGTGGACGTCGAGGTCCGCGACGGCGTGCTCGCGGTGCTCGGGGGCAACGGAGCGGGGAAGTCGACCCTGCTGCGAACCGTCTCCGGCACCGTGCGGATGCACGGAGGCGCGGTCACCGCGGGCGAGGTCCTCGTCGACGGCACCCGGGTGGACCGGATGGACCCGGCCGCGGTGGTGCGCCGCGGGGTGGTCGCGGTGCCGGAGGGCCGGCAGGTGTTCGCCCGGATGACGGTGGAGGAGAACCTGCGCGCGGGCGGGCTGGGCGCCCGCTCGGCGGCTGTCCGCGCAGCCGCGCGCGAGCGGGTGCACGAGCTCTTCCCCGTGCTCGTGGAGCGGGCGCGGCAGCGCGCGGGCCTGCTGTCCGGTGGCGAGCAGCAGATGCTGGCGATCGGCAGGGCCCTGATGTCCGGGCCGAAGCTGCTCCTGCTCGACGAGCCGTCGCTCGGCCTCGCGCCGCAGATGGTGGCGCGGATCGGGGCGATCATCAGCGAGATCCACGCCCAGGGCACGGCGGTCGTGCTCGTGGAGCAGAACGCGACGATGGCGCTGCAGGTGGCCGACCACGCCGTGGCGCTGGAAGTCGGTCGCGTCGCGCTGGCCGGTCCGGCCTCGGAGCTGGCGGCCAGCGACGAGGTGCAGCGGCTCTACCTCGGCGGGCACGCCGAGTCGGCCGAGCAGGCGGCGGCCGAGGCGCGCGAGGCGGAGCGTCAGCTGTCCGGACGCACCCTCGCGAGGTGGACGGCATGA
- a CDS encoding ABC transporter ATP-binding protein, giving the protein MKADTARADAESLTDRADVPELRVEGVSLRFAGVTALDDVSFTVRPGTVHALIGPNGAGKSSCFNVICGVYRPTAGRVRLGDTVLTGMRPHRLARLGVGRSFQNIALSQHSTVLDNVMLGRHTLTRGGFLSGGLRLPWVARQERVHVGRAEEICEFLGIADRLHTPVAALPYGVAKLVDVARALAVEPRVLLLDEPVAGLNAVETAVMASTIRALRDALGISVLLVEHDMGLVMGIADRVSVLDFGRLIADGEPAAVQRDPEVVRAYLGAADEQEPR; this is encoded by the coding sequence ATGAAGGCGGACACCGCGCGTGCGGACGCCGAGTCGCTGACCGACCGCGCCGACGTCCCCGAGCTGCGCGTCGAGGGGGTGAGCCTGCGCTTCGCCGGCGTCACCGCCCTCGACGACGTGTCGTTCACCGTGCGCCCCGGCACCGTCCACGCGCTCATCGGCCCGAACGGCGCGGGCAAGTCGAGCTGCTTCAACGTGATCTGCGGGGTCTACCGGCCGACGGCGGGCCGGGTCCGGCTCGGCGACACGGTCCTGACCGGGATGCGCCCGCACCGCCTCGCCCGGCTCGGCGTGGGCCGCTCCTTCCAGAACATCGCCCTGTCGCAGCACTCGACCGTGCTGGACAACGTCATGCTCGGCCGCCACACGCTCACCCGTGGCGGGTTCCTGTCGGGCGGCCTGCGGTTGCCGTGGGTCGCCCGGCAGGAACGGGTGCACGTAGGGCGGGCGGAGGAGATCTGCGAGTTCCTCGGAATCGCCGACCGACTGCACACGCCAGTCGCGGCCCTGCCCTACGGCGTGGCGAAGCTCGTGGACGTGGCGCGCGCCCTGGCCGTCGAACCGCGGGTGCTGCTGCTGGACGAGCCGGTCGCCGGGCTCAACGCCGTGGAGACCGCGGTGATGGCGAGCACCATCCGCGCCCTGCGCGACGCGCTGGGCATCTCGGTGCTGCTCGTCGAGCACGACATGGGGCTCGTCATGGGCATCGCCGACCGGGTCAGCGTGCTCGACTTCGGCCGCCTCATCGCCGACGGCGAGCCTGCGGCCGTGCAGCGCGACCCCGAAGTGGTCCGCGCCTACCTCGGGGCGGCCGACGAGCAGGAGCCCCGATGA
- a CDS encoding branched-chain amino acid ABC transporter permease, giving the protein MNTFVQLLVNGLGKGAVYALLALGFVVIFKATEVINFAHGSLALIGGYLIAVTVDTLGFPLAALLGVVGAGLAALLIERLLLSRSRFATPDSLALLTIGIDVVVVEDIFRRLGTTVPYLGAPWDARPIQLGGVTLFSTQLVALVVGLVLITAFFLAFRFTNWGIAMRAQAENREAAALMGIRSSRVTATAWLVAGVLAGVAVMFIVTQDFSGTGLSRTTHAIAFAAFPAAIIGGLDSTAGAVVGGVVVGLTQALTEVYVSIPFAKVAVFLVMLIVLVVRPAGLFGTRELSRV; this is encoded by the coding sequence ATGAACACGTTCGTCCAGCTCCTCGTGAACGGCCTGGGCAAGGGCGCGGTGTACGCGCTGCTCGCGCTGGGCTTCGTCGTCATCTTCAAGGCCACCGAGGTGATCAACTTCGCGCACGGGTCGTTGGCCCTGATCGGCGGCTACCTCATCGCGGTCACCGTCGACACCCTCGGCTTCCCGCTCGCTGCCCTGCTCGGAGTGGTGGGCGCGGGGCTGGCCGCGCTGCTGATCGAGCGGCTGCTGCTCTCGCGCAGCCGCTTCGCCACCCCCGACAGCCTCGCGCTGCTCACGATCGGCATCGACGTCGTGGTCGTCGAGGACATCTTCCGCAGGCTCGGCACGACCGTGCCCTACCTGGGAGCGCCGTGGGACGCCCGGCCGATCCAGCTCGGCGGCGTCACGCTGTTCAGCACCCAACTGGTGGCGCTGGTCGTCGGGCTGGTGCTGATCACGGCGTTCTTCCTGGCGTTCCGCTTCACGAACTGGGGCATCGCGATGCGGGCCCAGGCGGAGAACCGCGAGGCCGCGGCGCTCATGGGCATCCGCAGCTCGCGCGTCACGGCCACGGCGTGGCTGGTGGCCGGGGTGCTCGCGGGGGTGGCCGTGATGTTCATCGTCACCCAGGACTTCTCCGGCACCGGGCTCTCCCGCACCACGCACGCCATCGCGTTCGCCGCGTTCCCGGCCGCGATCATCGGCGGGCTCGACTCGACGGCGGGGGCGGTCGTCGGCGGGGTCGTCGTCGGTCTGACGCAGGCGCTCACCGAGGTGTACGTGTCCATCCCGTTCGCGAAGGTGGCCGTCTTCCTGGTGATGCTCATCGTGCTGGTCGTGCGGCCCGCAGGGCTCTTCGGCACGAGGGAGCTCAGCCGTGTCTGA
- a CDS encoding branched-chain amino acid ABC transporter permease codes for MSEVITAVRAPAAPAPRSRRGSALRALAWAALLLVLLVLPLYVGPGLLSAGQYVMVGAVGAIGLTLVIGQAGLLSLAHAFFLLVGGTSYAVLAGETEQAGSEYIVGLGLPPLLALVGAVVISALAGLAFAPVAGRLKGIYLGVASLALVFLGFYLGQALPMLTGGAASGRNPEPFSLFGFSFSNEGYLAVLGVPFRQSERLWYLFLAFTVIAFVLARGAVRSRVGRAWRGVRDNEAAAAVMGVNVLRAKAGAFAVSAAYAGLSGVMVTLWLGLLKPDESEFGTYGLNTSIAFLAMAIIGGLGSIAGAVVGALIVYGTPQVLTLFADELGLGDTLAGLSPNVISLYVYGLAVILVVLFEPGGLAAIGRRIAGFATRRLHPDGTAATAPRSAPPGEDRS; via the coding sequence GTGTCTGAGGTGATCACGGCGGTGCGCGCGCCCGCGGCCCCGGCACCCCGATCGCGGCGCGGGTCGGCGCTGCGGGCCCTCGCGTGGGCGGCGTTGCTGCTCGTCCTGCTCGTGCTCCCGCTCTACGTCGGGCCGGGCCTGCTGTCGGCGGGCCAGTACGTCATGGTCGGTGCCGTCGGAGCGATCGGGCTGACGCTCGTGATCGGCCAGGCGGGGCTGCTCTCGCTCGCCCACGCGTTCTTCCTGCTCGTCGGCGGCACGTCCTACGCGGTGCTGGCAGGCGAGACCGAGCAGGCCGGCAGCGAGTACATCGTCGGGCTGGGCCTGCCGCCGCTGCTCGCGCTGGTCGGCGCGGTCGTGATCTCCGCGCTGGCCGGGTTGGCGTTCGCGCCGGTGGCGGGCCGCCTCAAGGGCATCTACCTGGGGGTGGCCTCGCTCGCACTGGTGTTCCTCGGCTTCTACCTGGGGCAGGCCCTGCCGATGCTCACCGGCGGCGCCGCGAGCGGGCGCAACCCCGAGCCGTTCTCGCTGTTCGGCTTCTCGTTCAGCAACGAGGGCTACCTCGCCGTGCTCGGCGTGCCGTTCCGGCAGTCGGAGCGGCTCTGGTACCTGTTCCTCGCGTTCACCGTGATCGCGTTCGTGCTGGCGCGCGGGGCCGTGCGCAGCCGGGTGGGCCGCGCGTGGCGAGGGGTGCGCGACAACGAGGCCGCTGCCGCCGTGATGGGCGTCAACGTGCTGCGGGCCAAGGCGGGAGCCTTCGCCGTGAGCGCCGCGTACGCCGGCCTGTCCGGGGTGATGGTCACGCTCTGGCTGGGCCTGCTCAAGCCCGACGAGAGCGAGTTCGGCACGTACGGGCTCAACACCTCCATCGCGTTCCTCGCGATGGCGATCATCGGCGGGCTGGGCTCGATCGCCGGCGCGGTGGTGGGCGCCCTGATCGTCTACGGCACACCGCAGGTGCTCACGCTGTTCGCCGACGAGCTCGGACTCGGCGACACGCTCGCCGGGCTCTCCCCGAACGTCATCAGCCTGTACGTCTACGGCCTCGCCGTGATCCTCGTGGTGCTCTTCGAGCCGGGCGGGCTGGCGGCGATCGGCCGTCGCATCGCGGGGTTCGCGACGCGCCGGCTCCATCCCGACGGGACCGCGGCAACGGCGCCGCGGTCGGCACCCCCAGGAGAGGACCGATCATGA